In Pseudomonas fluorescens, the following are encoded in one genomic region:
- a CDS encoding chemotaxis response regulator CheY, whose product MKILIVDDFSTMRRIIKNLLRDLGFTNTVEADDGTTAIPVLNSGSIDFLVTDWNMPGMTGIDLLRHVRADEKLKHLPVLMVTAEAKREQIIEAAQAGVNGYVVKPFTAQALKEKIEKIFERIG is encoded by the coding sequence ATGAAAATCCTCATCGTTGATGACTTCTCAACGATGCGGCGGATCATCAAGAACCTGCTGCGTGACCTTGGGTTCACCAACACCGTCGAGGCCGACGATGGCACTACCGCCATTCCGGTGCTCAACAGCGGAAGCATCGACTTTCTGGTAACGGACTGGAACATGCCTGGCATGACCGGTATCGATCTGCTGCGCCACGTGCGTGCCGATGAAAAGCTCAAGCACCTGCCGGTGCTGATGGTGACCGCTGAAGCCAAACGTGAGCAGATCATCGAAGCGGCCCAGGCCGGCGTTAACGGCTATGTGGTCAAACCCTTCACGGCCCAGGCGTTGAAAGAAAAAATCGAGAAGATTTTCGAACGCATCGGTTGA